The segment ACCGAACTTGGGGAATCAAATGCCGGTTTCTGGAGGCCGGTAAATCTTCCCATGGGCGAGCAGGTGCGGGTTGATCACGGAGCAGGGATGTTGCTGTTCGTGAAGGCTGTTCTGGACGTCCTTAGTGCAAGAGGATACGCCGATGTGGTGTGGCTGAACCGTTATCTGGCCCTTCACAGATGAGCATGGGTAGTGGGGTGCGCGCGGGCTTCTCGAGGGGTGTGTTGTGAGGGCTGGGTAGAGGTCGAGGCCTCCAGGATGGGTAGCGACCAAGCAACCTGATCCATGAAGGCCTCGACGTGTCTCATGCTATCTGCGCGCCCGCGTGCGCGCTCTTCGACCTGCCCGACGTCCACGTCCTGGCCGTGGAACGCGGGGCGCGCCAGTTCACCGTGGTGGTTGAGACCGTGCCGCCCCTGGTGGGCTGCCCCTCCTGCGCAGTGCTCGCCACCGGTCATGGCCGCCGGAAGGTGCTCCTGCACGACCTGCCCTGTGCTGGGGTGCCGGTGCGGGTTCGCTGGCGCAAGCGGATCTACCGCTGCCTCGAGGACGCCTGCGAGATCTCGACGTTCAGTGAGATCCACGAGCTGGCGGCCCCGCGGGGCAAGCTCACCACCCGCGCGATCGCCTGGGCCGTGGCCCAGCTGCGCTCCCACGACATCGCGGTCTCGGCCCTGGCTGAGATGCTCGGGGTCGCTTGGAACACCGTCTGGGATGCCATCGCCCCGGTCATCGAGGACCAGTTGGCCGCCGAGGAGCGGCTGACCGGTGTGGACGCTCTCGGGGTCGACGAGCACGTCTGGCGC is part of the Lujinxingia vulgaris genome and harbors:
- a CDS encoding helix-turn-helix domain-containing protein, translating into MIHEGLDVSHAICAPACALFDLPDVHVLAVERGARQFTVVVETVPPLVGCPSCAVLATGHGRRKVLLHDLPCAGVPVRVRWRKRIYRCLEDACEISTFSEIHELAAPRGKLTTRAIAWAVAQLRSHDIAVSALAEMLGVAWNTVWDAIAPVIEDQLAAEERLTGVDALGVDEHVWR